A stretch of DNA from Triticum dicoccoides isolate Atlit2015 ecotype Zavitan chromosome 2A, WEW_v2.0, whole genome shotgun sequence:
AATAGAACTACCTCCCGGGAGCCAGTTATCGGTCCAGAACCTTGCAGACGCCCCATCACCGAGTAAGGTCGCAGAGGCTGCGTTGAACATTGCTGAATCTGCTTTCTCCGTGATGTCAGACAGAGAATGCCACGGCCTGGGATTTTCGTCCCATTTCATCCATGGCCACCTGCATCGCAGAGCCCAACCGAACCACCTGATATTAAGTACCCCCAGCCCCCCCACAGTCCTTAGGTGCACACACCTGAGCCCACGGCAGCAAGCAGTGTCCTCCACTAATAGCCTCCTCTCCCTTCCAAATGAAACCACGACATCTCCTATTGATTATTTTGATGGCCCAGACTAGGAGAGGCAGAACTGTCATGAAATGGATCGGGAGAGCCATTAGCACCGAGTTAACCAGTGTAAGTCTACCCGCAGCTAGCAGTAACTTCGGCTTCCAGCCCTTCATCTTGTTGGAAAACTTGTCCACAAGTGGCATGATGTCCTGTTTCCTCAACCTGAAGACAGAGAGCGGCAGCCCGAGGTATGTGATTGGGAAATGTTTCCGTTGACACTGGAAGAACGCTGCCACCATGGAGCTCACTTCCTCCTCACATCGAATGCATGTAGTTGAGCTCTTCTATAGGTTGATATGCAACCCTGAGGCTTTGCCAAAAAGTTGAAGAATTTCTGAAATCACCCGCAGATCCGTGATTTGTGGCTTGAAGAAGATGACTGCATCGTCAGCAAATATGGACGCCCTTGGGATGCCACTGTCCAGCCCCAAGTCAGAAAGCAATCTCTTCTGGACTGCCCATTGAAGCATGCCGTGAAGAGCATCCATAGCCAGGATAAACAACGCTGGAGACAGCGAATCGCCCTGACGAACACCTTGACCCAGGGTGAAAGGATCGCTGAGTTCCTCATTGATAATTACGGAAGAAGATGAGGAGCTCAGCAGGCCACAGATCCATGAACACCACCTATCCCCAAAACCCCTGGCTTTGAGGGTCTCCAGCAAAAAACCCCAGGAGAGAGTATCAAAGGCTTTGGAAATATCAATCTTCATGAGGACCGCCTGTTGCTTCTTCGTGTGAAGAGCCCTTGCCGTGTTTCGCACGAATTTAAAATTCTCATGTATACTCCGTTTGCAGACAAAAGCGCTTTGTGCTTGGGATATTAAGGAAGGCAGTAGGGGGGCCAGCCTGGTAGCCAAGGCCTTGGCAAAGATTTTCGCAGTTCCATGTATCAAGTTGATCGGCTTGAAGTCGCCAAGCTGCATCGGGTCCTCATTCTTGGGAAGCAAAGTAATTATGGAAGAGTTAAGGGCCCCGAACGAGTAAAACCGGCCTTCGTAGAGAGCTTGCATCAGTACCATGAAGTCTTTCGCAATAATCTGCCATCAGCTTTGAAAAAACAGGCCGGAGAACCCATCTGGTCCCAGAGCACGGTCTGCTGGCATGTCCTGGATAACCTTCTTGATCTCATCTTCAGTGAACGGTACCTCCAGCCCGTGCGCCCACTCCGGAGATAACGGACGCAAGTTCAGCTCATCCCATCGGAGTGAGCAACCCGGAGAAGAGGAGCAACCCATTCTGGTCCTGAAGAACTCCAGCGCCAGGCTCAACTTCTCCTCCATACTGGTGACAGTGCGCTCCCCATCTTTCAGAAACGGGATAAGACGCCTCCTCCGCCGCCCATTGGCCTTCATGTGAAAATATTTGGAATTAGCATCCCCCTCCTTTAAGTCTCTGACTCGAGCATGTTGGCGTAATTTCATCGGAATTTAATCTGATCGTGGGATTTATTTGTGGCTAAATTGGATCTAATCTATGAAGCTGAAAATTTCAAAATTGACCTAAACTAATGTATTGAACCAATCTAGTCTATGAAACTGATCTAGTGCCGCGCCCCTGGGGAGAGAAGATTAATCTCCCCGGGGTCGTTGCGCTGCGGAAGTGGGGGAAGGTCCTAGGATCGGCGTCGTAAAACTAACCGCTCTAATATCATGTAGAAAATATGAGATGCCTGAATATtatgttgtattgatctgacctaTGTATGGAGTATATATAGAGATACAATGGAGggagagagacttggagtagaggACAAATTAAACCTATCCTATCTCTATCTCTTATCTCTATCTTAAAAGTAAATATACTTCTAACAACCACCTGATCTTTAGTTGTCCGTTCGCCGTTGCCTTCTGGACCGCCCTGAGAGTGCCTATTGATGGTGCTCTGGTCGGCGCTAGGGTTAGCCTCCCGGACGCTCGCGGGAGCGTCGTGGGAGGAGGGGGATCTTCTGGATTGGCATTCAACAGTTGTTCCATGCAATCTCTCCCTGCCTCATTTGCAATGTCCTCCTCAAGTCAGGCTAGCTCCTGATGTCCACTTGCCGATCTCCTAGGCGCTAATAGTGGAGGGAGTGTTGATCTAGTTTGGTTTCGAGATTTGTCATGCTTCGAGGTGTCTAATACTGTTGTGACGTGGCATGTGTGCTTTGTGTTCTATATCTTCACTATTCATGGCTTGAGTTTGGACAAGGCGAGTAGTGTGTTGATGTTGTCGTGGTGGGTGTGGTTGCTAACCTTTTGGTGTAGCATTGTGCCGAAAGGCATTGTATCGTACTCCTTTTATGAATATATGATACACATACTTATGTGTATTCTAGAAAAAAGTGCATAGACCTATTTCAGCAAATGCAGCGTGCTTCTGACATTATTTCTACATTCAGGATTAACCATAACACCCCACTCGTCGCAGCCGTCCACACGTTGTTACCCAGCGAACATATAATATCGTGAACAAGCCAAAACAGGTGAAAAAGCCATTTTATGTAGAAGAATGCAGAGTTCGTTCGACAAGATTTCAGTGCAACATGTCTTATCTCGGTACAAGCTCCGTCAGCGAAACCTCGTTGGGTGAAACCACGGCCGGCCCCCTTGCCGAAATTCAGGCCTCTCCTCCTCGCTACAGACATATTAGATGGCTGTGCGTCGGGGTGCTGGCCTGGACCTTGTGGACGGTTCGCAATAGGCTTGTCATTCAGAAGGTGCCCCTTCGACGTGCGACTGACTCCATCTTTAAAATGTGTGGttacttgcagctctggcggccgcttagccgccccccggACCGGGACGCCATCGACAGACTCCTCTCCGACCTCCGTTCGTTGACCTTCCACCTGGCACCTCCGCTCCCACCGCCTCCCCCGGAGCCCGACTAGTGGATGCCTCTCTTCTGGCGCGTGAGCCTTTTTGGTTGTGTGTgttgggcttgttgagttgtgccctcagcagtAACCCTTGTTGCTTTCTTGTGCTTGGACTTTGGGTGCGTGTGGACCTTGTGTTTGTGTGAACTTTGTGTTTATGGCTTTGGcattggctttatctataaagcggggcgcgAGCCTTTTTCGGTAAACCACGGCCGGCCTGCCACTGGCGGAGCTATGTGGTGTGCTGCAGGTGCCATGGCCCCCCAGCccattaatattttataaaaaaacaCTGTTTAGAATGACACAAATTAAGATAAATACAGTATTTGGTCCCTCTACACAATTATATTTAACTATTTGCCCCCTCAGTAATATctcgctagctccgccactgcggcCTGCCACGGCCTTGCGAGGCGCCGTGTCGTGGTTCCGGCCCGGCACTACTTGCCCGGATGCAGAAAGCCGGCTTGGACGGTGCCTGAAGCGAGACGGTGTCGCTGTTAAGGATCGCATTCGCCCGTGACATCGTAGGCCTATCCGCAGGGCTCTCCTGAACGCACATCAATCCGATGTGAACGTAGGTGAGTATCTCCTCTTCAGGAGCACTGCTTCTGCTTGCAAGGGACGGATCAGCTATCTCCAATATCGTTCCCTTGGTCCAATGCTCCCATATCTGCACCAGAAATGGGTTCAAATGAGTTTTACTGTCGTAAGGGACTTAGAATTTTAGGTTAATACGTACAGTACTATTCAGCTAGGGTTTCTTTCCTGCTTACAAGGTTTAAGAGGTCAACGGATTGCTTGGAGTTGTAAGATCCACAGTTTCTTCTTCCAGTTATAATCTCTAAAACTAGAATTCCGAAGCTAAACACGTCTGATTTGGTTGAATAGTGCCCGCGAACAACATATTCAGGTGCCATGTATCCGCTGCGACAAGAGATATGGTCATTGATTAgtgatatatatataaaaaaaaatATGGTACACCCTCTcatccaaattaattgacgcagCCTCTATACAAACATTGTATTTTTTTCCGAAAAGGATAAACATTGTATAAAGGTTGCGTCAACTAATTCAGACTTATTCCTGCAGTCCATgcatggtgcatttttttatatcaAAGCATAGTTGACTTCACTTTTTTTTGAAATAATAGTTGGCTTCACTTACAACGTCCCAACAACTCTGTTTGTGACATCCTTTGATTGATCCCCTTCAAACAACCTCGCCAAACCGAAGTCTGAAATCTTCACATTCAAATCGGAGTCTAACAGAACATTGCTTGCTTTGAGGTCTCTGTGGATTATTTTCAACTGAGAAtcttcatgaacatattgcaaacctcgGGCAATTCCATTTATTATGTTGAACCTCTTCCCCCAATCAAGATGCTTGCTCCTCTCAGGATCTATTACGGGAACAATAAACAGAGACAGAGAGGTTAGTTTTAGTGTCATATATTCTCTCCCATGTTACTTTTTCTTTTTGACGAAAGGTAGCCAATATATTAAGTGGAGTGAAGAATAAACAAAGTACGTGTGGTGGCTACAGGGATCATCTTACAAACTACAGTTCACATTTAAAGATAGTGATGCAATACTCTGAGTATTTACCAAAGAGAATCGTGTCAAGGCTTCTTTTGGGCATGTATTCATAGATAACGAGCTTCTCGTGTTCTTCCAAACAAACGCCGATAAGCCTCACAAGGTTTTTGTGCTGAAGCTTAGCAACCAAAACCAGCTCAGTTTTTAGCTCTGCTATTCCTTGTGCTGAACCTTGTGACAGTCTCTTCACTGCTATCTCTTGGCCATCAGCAAGGGATCCCTGTAGATTTACAAGTATTTAATGAAAAACATTACTGGTTGATTAGACGAGTAGAGATGATGGTAAAATTTGAGGAAATTGGACCATAGTGCATGGTATGATTTTTTTAAGGAAGTCCATAGTTGTTTTTTTGTGTGCGACATACTGTGATTGGTACCTTGTAAACGGCACCAAACCCTCCTTCCCCAAGCTTATTTCCTTCTGAAAAGTTCTCAGTTGCAACTTCCAGTGTTGACAGATTAAGCATGGATAAACTGATGTTTGGAACGCTTTCCCAGTTTCCAGAATCTGTCAAAATAAAAAAGTTTTAAATCCGTCGAACAAAATCCATTTCATTGTCTGCAATGCGTAATTGTTTACCTTATATTTGTACATAGCCTTTTTTTTCATATAAAACTTGATGGTTCTTTTTGCAGGAGTTAAATTTAGGACCGTAAATTTATCTATTTCCCATTTTTTGGTTGTGCAATAGGGCAAAGCACCACtgcattttttccttttttattaatTTTATAAAGGGCATAAAATAACTAAGAAGTTGTACAATAGATCTTTAGATGGAAGTAAAAAGAAACTATGCTAATTACAAATTTCCTAGCCAATCTTTAAAGAAAACCAAGTTATTTCCGTCTTTAAGGTCTGTAAATCTAGGGAGTAGCttgggcatgtacaatgcatagccttaaggtgatgcctcacatgccatgtaggatcggatatgacgtaaagtaggttcggataaGGAAGCAGGATCCTCTTCAGGAGacgggtgcttgaagagaaaaagtgtggtccggtgACCAAAGCTGAAAATGTTAgagtgaaaagtagagatgcatgtgtactagagtctttattttctatttcttaatgAGGCCCACTAGTGATAGCTTGCATTGGAGAGAAAAAATAAATGTAGGTGTCTTAAATTACTTTTTATCATGGagcatatgtatccatatgccaccattgtacatgctccTCCAGATACAAAAGCAAACTAAAGTGAAAGTCAATGCTGCAGAAATAACGGCCAATGCAACTGCTAGGACCAGTAGAATGGTACTAGGTTTATTTTTTCTCCCTCCTGTAAAATGACAATAGAGTTGAAGCACTTGATAACATGAAATATGTATATGGATCATAGCAATGAAAAAAGCAGGAACCAAAAGAGACACAACAATCGAACGAGTTCACAAGCACGAAACACTGAAAAACTCCATTAGTTGTCACTCGGGTAAAATACTACAATTAATATGGCCCGGAGAGAGTACCATTCTACTACAATCTAAAGAGGAGGTGTGTACACGATTAATTGGAGTAGGTGGCCATAGTGGTTTTTCCCCAACATGGGTCGCAGCATAACCTACGGATCGATCCACCACCTCCTTCGACATAAGCGTAGTGTCAGTTTAAAGGACTCTACTATTGCCGATTTGTTGGTTTTAATTTCTTGAATTTTGTGCGACTTTTGGATTTGActgtgtgcatcctaattatgcagaggccggatgttactcataatgttttgtatccgcttgatgctacattttgagataataaaatcgCTTTTTTATCAAAAAAGCTACAATCCAAAGAGGTCCTAAACTTCTTTTTGGGAATTTTATCCAGTTAATTTGTTTTTTAAAAAAGTATTTTTGGTTGTGGTTGACCTGTTGGCTGTGTGTCGTGTTATGTAGAGGCTGGACATTCACTCGGTGCGGTTTTATCATCTCTATATATCGATCGAATGAAAATGCTCTTTATCGTAGAAAGCAAGTTATTGATACGAAAGTGCCAGCTCAGCTCCAGTTTAAGTAAATAGGAAGAGGTCTCCATCTGAGCTCCACTTTAGTACTTCACTAGAAGGGTTGGGCGCGTTTTATTGCGGCGTTGATGTTGTTGGGTTTCTTGTAAAAATAATCACCttgtttcaaaatataaggtgtattactttTTTGAAAAGGTAAACtttttaagtttgatcaaatttgtagagaaatatatAAAAATTTATAATATCAAATTGGTATTTTTAGATTCATCATGATGAATTTCCATACTTTTTTTGTTTAATATTATGGATGTCGATATTTTTGCTCTGAAATTGATCAAACTTAATGAAATTTGACTTTCTGAAAACTAATACCACTGATATTTTAAAACtgatggaatatttagtttggcGGGTGGAAGGGGGGAGGGGGGGGTGATAGtgtgtgttttatttttatttataatgcgTTGATTGCATGGGCCTTTTGTGGTGTGATTTGTATTATTCGCTAACCAATCTATATTTATGTGGGGAAATTTCTGTGTCGGTGATTGCATATACTAGATTTGTGCTACAATATCGTATGGTGGCGCTTCTTTGTTTAGGTGGAGGGAGGTTGTGCGGGATTCATATGTTTTTATAGACCGGTCGTtgctgattgatttgaaaaatAGTTGGTCCCGTCAAAATCCTAAACCAAAGCCAAAATTGAATACTTCAACCGAATGAAATAGTTTCAAAATTAAGGAACATTgtaaattaaaataattgaatgGGAGAGCTTAAGAAATtattgacccggtcaaaatcggATGACCCAATTCTAAATTGAATACCTCAATTAATTGTGAGACCTTAAAAATTAGGAAGCATGATGTGTAGTAGTATACAAGAATTAAATGAGAGAGTTCTGAAAAATTATTGACGCGGTCAAAATCGGATGACCCAATTCTAATTCAAGACCTCAATTGAATGTGTGCTATTTAAAACAAGGGAGCTTAGAATGGTACTAGGTTTACTTTTTCTCCCTCCTGTAAAATGACAATAGAGTTGAAGCACTTGATAATATGAAATATGTTTATGGATCATAGAAATGAAAAAAGCAGGAACCAAAAAAGACACAACAACTGAAACGAAACACTGAAAAACTCCATTAGTTGTCACTTAGGTAAAATACTACAATTAGTATAGACCGAAGAGAGCACCATCCTACTACAATCCAAAGAGGAGGTGTGTACACGATTAATTGGAGCAGGTGGCCACGATGCTTTTCCCACCATGGGTCGCGGCATAACCTACGGATCGATCCACCACCTCCTTTGACATAAACATAGTGTCAGTCTATAGGACTCTGCTGTTGCCGATTTGTTGGTtttaatttcttgaatttttgtcagactatgaaaaacacattttgcatctatacaaggccatcaATAGTAATTAAGGCATTAatttttatcttggtacctgtaaaGCACGCATTAatttttatcttggtacctgtaatttgagtttgtggccttgtatataaaaatggaggaagTATACTAGAAGGATTGAGCGCGCTTTGCTGCATTATTGGTGTTGTTGAGTTTCTTAAAAAAATCACTATGTttcaaatataaggtgtattaagtttttgaaaaggcaaatattttaagtttgatcaaatttgtagagaaatatatGAAAATTCATCATATCAAGTCGGTATTTtaatttcatcatgaaatgaattttcatacttttttgtttaatattatggatgtcgatatttttgctctgaacttggtcaaagttaaaaaAATAACTTTCTAAAAAGTAATACCGCTTATATTTTGCAACCAATGTAATATTTAGTTCGCATGTGGGGGGCAGGGATGATAGtgtgtgttttatttttatttataatgtGCGATCTGGTGGGCCTTTTGTGGTGTAATTCCTTGTTATCTTCTAACCAACCCACTCCCTCCGCCCTTGAATGAGTGTCCTTCAACGTTTttggaaagtcaaacttttttTTTATCTTTGACAATACTTATACAATAATACATCAACATTTATGCTATCAATTTAGTAGTATTAGATTCATGATAAATATACCTAGTTGGTTTCATAAACAATGatatatatttttgcacaaactcagtcaaactttgagatagcctccaacaaagttgg
This window harbors:
- the LOC119357796 gene encoding cysteine-rich receptor-like protein kinase 6 — its product is MAPEYVVRGHYSTKSDVFSFGILVLEIITGRRNCGSYNSKQSVDLLNLIWEHWTKGTILEIADPSLASRSSAPEEEILTYVHIGLMCVQESPADRPTMSRANAILNSDTVSLQAPSKPAFCIRASSAGPEPRHGASQGRGRPQWRS